In Mycobacterium sp. JS623, one genomic interval encodes:
- a CDS encoding flavin-containing monooxygenase, with translation MTVSADPQQPVIDAVVVGAGFAGLYALHKLRSQGLAVRVFEAAPDVGGTWYYNRYPGARCDVESVDYCYSFSDELQQAWTWTEKYATQAEILQYLRWVADKLDLRPDITFGTRVTAAVLDESTLHWTVSTDSGEVVTARFCIMATGPLSAAMTPEFAGLDTFAGELYHTAQWPHERVDFTGKRVAVIGTGSSGIQSIPVIAEQAKALYVFQRTPNYSVPAGNKPLTDADIAAYKANYDERRRLSWRSGGGSPHLAHPKLTMEASPEERREAFETRWQLGGVLFSKTFSDQMIDPVANDEARKFYEEKVRAVIDDPEVADLLIPNDHPIGTKRICTDTNYFQTFNKPHVELVSVRRTPIDSIDAKGINTSDAHYDVDAIVLATGFDAMTGALANIGIVGRGGEALRDDWADGPRTYLGLGVDGFPNLFLVSGPGAPAVLANMVLHAEAHVNWIADCITYLDAHDCTAIEATSDAVDNWIAECAQRADATLFPKANSWYIGANVPGKPRVFMLFIGGFAVYNDICAEVAAAGYKGFSLVKAP, from the coding sequence GTGACCGTCTCGGCAGATCCGCAGCAGCCCGTCATCGATGCCGTCGTGGTCGGCGCGGGATTCGCCGGCCTTTACGCGTTGCACAAGTTGCGCTCACAAGGGCTCGCGGTACGGGTGTTCGAGGCGGCTCCCGACGTTGGCGGCACGTGGTACTACAACCGTTATCCCGGTGCCCGGTGCGACGTCGAAAGTGTCGATTACTGCTACTCGTTCTCCGACGAGCTGCAGCAGGCGTGGACGTGGACCGAGAAGTATGCGACCCAGGCCGAGATTCTGCAGTACCTGAGATGGGTCGCGGACAAACTCGACCTCCGGCCCGACATCACCTTCGGCACGCGGGTCACCGCGGCGGTCCTCGACGAGAGCACGCTGCACTGGACGGTCAGCACCGACAGTGGTGAAGTTGTCACCGCGCGGTTCTGCATCATGGCGACCGGTCCACTCTCGGCGGCCATGACACCCGAGTTCGCCGGCCTGGACACGTTCGCCGGCGAGCTCTACCACACAGCGCAATGGCCCCATGAACGCGTGGACTTCACCGGCAAGCGCGTCGCGGTCATCGGCACGGGATCCTCTGGCATTCAGTCGATTCCTGTGATAGCCGAACAGGCCAAGGCGCTCTACGTCTTCCAGCGCACACCGAACTACAGCGTCCCCGCGGGCAACAAACCGCTTACGGACGCCGATATCGCCGCATACAAGGCGAACTACGACGAGCGACGGCGACTGTCCTGGCGAAGCGGCGGCGGCTCACCGCATCTGGCGCATCCCAAACTGACGATGGAGGCTTCCCCCGAGGAGCGGCGCGAGGCGTTCGAGACGCGTTGGCAGCTCGGCGGTGTGCTGTTTTCCAAGACCTTCTCCGATCAGATGATCGATCCGGTGGCCAACGATGAGGCAAGGAAGTTCTACGAGGAAAAGGTCCGCGCTGTCATCGACGACCCAGAGGTCGCCGATCTGTTGATACCGAACGATCATCCCATCGGCACCAAGCGAATCTGCACCGACACCAATTACTTCCAGACATTCAACAAGCCCCACGTGGAACTTGTCAGCGTGCGCAGGACGCCGATCGACTCGATCGATGCGAAGGGAATCAACACCAGCGACGCGCATTACGATGTCGACGCGATCGTGCTGGCAACGGGGTTCGACGCGATGACGGGGGCGCTGGCCAACATCGGCATCGTCGGTCGCGGTGGGGAAGCGCTGCGCGACGACTGGGCGGATGGCCCGCGAACGTATCTCGGGTTGGGTGTGGACGGCTTTCCCAACCTGTTCTTGGTATCCGGTCCCGGGGCACCCGCGGTGCTGGCCAACATGGTGCTGCATGCCGAGGCGCACGTCAATTGGATAGCTGACTGCATCACATACCTGGATGCGCACGATTGCACCGCAATCGAGGCCACTTCGGACGCGGTGGACAACTGGATCGCCGAATGTGCCCAACGTGCCGACGCCACCCTGTTCCCCAAAGCCAATTCCTGGTACATCGGAGCCAACGTGCCGGGCAAGCCGCGAGTGTTCATGTTGTTCATCGGTGGATTCGCCGTCTATAACGATATCTGTGCCGAGGTCGCCGCCGCCGGCTACAAAGGCTTCAGCCTCGTCAAGGCGCCGTGA
- a CDS encoding 2Fe-2S iron-sulfur cluster-binding protein, with product MTSVGSSDTRVDARAEVDLDGTRHSLRWARDKSLVDTMLDAGIDVPHSCREGHCGSCVATVVSGEVDMDRCDILEPSDLADGLILGCQARPVSDDVHIEY from the coding sequence ATGACCTCCGTCGGATCAAGCGACACCCGAGTCGACGCCAGAGCCGAGGTCGATCTGGATGGCACCCGCCACAGCCTCCGCTGGGCGCGTGACAAGAGCCTGGTCGACACCATGCTCGATGCGGGAATCGATGTCCCTCACTCCTGCCGGGAAGGGCACTGCGGCTCGTGCGTTGCCACCGTGGTCTCCGGTGAGGTCGACATGGACCGCTGCGACATCCTCGAGCCTTCGGACCTCGCCGATGGGCTCATTCTCGGATGCCAGGCCCGGCCGGTGAGCGACGATGTCCACATCGAGTATTAG
- a CDS encoding acyl-CoA dehydrogenase family protein translates to MSERVLDRVMDLADQFKEMAVEAEKIGQLPDATVKSMKSIGSIRLLQPEKHGGLEVHPREFAETVMATAALDPAAGWINGVVGVHPYQLAYADPRVAEEIWADDIDTWVASPYAPQGVARPVEGGYIFNGRWQFSSGTDACDWIFLGAMLGDDDGKPLMPPQMLHMILPRKDYEIVPDSWNVVGLRGTGSKDIIVKDAFVPAYRTMDAMKVMDGTAQIEAGMTKTLYKMPWSTMFPLGISSATIGICEGALAAHLDYQRERVGANGTAIKDDPYVMYGVGEAAADINAARQEILANVDRIFDIVDSGAEVTFADRAAGRRTQVRAVWRAVSAVDEIFARSGGNALRMDKPLQRYWRDAHAGMAHAIHVPGTVYHASALSSLGIDPQGPLRAMI, encoded by the coding sequence ATGAGCGAGCGCGTACTCGACCGGGTGATGGACCTGGCGGACCAGTTCAAGGAAATGGCGGTCGAGGCCGAGAAGATCGGGCAGCTGCCCGACGCCACCGTCAAGAGTATGAAATCGATCGGCTCGATCCGCTTGCTACAGCCCGAGAAGCACGGCGGACTAGAGGTCCATCCCCGCGAGTTCGCGGAGACGGTGATGGCCACCGCGGCCCTCGACCCGGCAGCCGGCTGGATCAACGGCGTGGTCGGGGTGCATCCCTATCAGCTGGCTTACGCCGATCCACGCGTCGCCGAGGAAATATGGGCCGACGACATCGACACGTGGGTCGCCTCGCCCTACGCCCCCCAGGGCGTGGCTCGGCCGGTCGAGGGTGGGTATATCTTCAACGGTCGCTGGCAGTTCAGCTCCGGCACCGACGCATGCGATTGGATCTTTTTGGGCGCCATGCTCGGCGACGACGATGGCAAGCCGTTGATGCCGCCCCAGATGCTGCACATGATCTTGCCGCGCAAGGACTACGAGATCGTCCCGGACTCGTGGAACGTGGTGGGCCTGCGGGGCACCGGGTCGAAGGACATCATCGTCAAGGATGCGTTCGTTCCGGCGTATCGAACGATGGACGCCATGAAGGTCATGGATGGCACCGCCCAAATCGAGGCCGGCATGACCAAGACCCTCTACAAGATGCCTTGGTCGACGATGTTCCCGCTGGGAATCAGCTCGGCCACTATTGGCATCTGTGAAGGTGCTCTTGCCGCGCACCTGGACTATCAGCGCGAGCGCGTTGGCGCCAACGGCACTGCCATCAAAGATGATCCGTACGTCATGTATGGCGTCGGCGAGGCGGCGGCCGACATCAACGCCGCCCGCCAGGAGATCCTCGCCAATGTCGACCGCATCTTCGACATCGTCGACTCAGGCGCCGAAGTGACTTTCGCCGACCGCGCCGCGGGCCGGCGCACCCAGGTGCGGGCCGTGTGGCGGGCGGTGTCCGCGGTCGACGAGATCTTCGCCCGCTCCGGCGGCAATGCGCTGCGAATGGACAAGCCGCTGCAACGGTATTGGCGCGATGCGCACGCCGGTATGGCACATGCCATCCACGTGCCAGGCACCGTGTACCACGCCTCCGCGCTCAGCTCGCTGGGCATCGATCCGCAGGGTCCGTTGCGGGCGATGATTTGA
- the bphC gene encoding biphenyl-2,3-diol 1,2-dioxygenase, whose amino-acid sequence MSDLKSLGYVKVQATDMARWRQFAFDVLGFAKGSGPDEDALYLRMDERAARIIVVPGETDKIVTVGWEVRDHAALERVKAALGEAGMPVKELSQTEADARRVEEVIAFDDPAGTSTEVFHGAVLDHSPVVTPFGAKFVTGAQGLGHVVLPALDVPGLFQFYTEVLGFVSRGAFRVPTPPEFGPLRVRFLGLNQRHHSLAICPAMTLRDPGLIHLMVEVDSLDAVGQALDRVNKDGFQLSSTLGRHTNDKMVSFYVRAPGDWDIEFGTDGMRVDETYYTAEEITADSYWGHEWVSDLPAAMRP is encoded by the coding sequence ATGAGTGATCTGAAAAGCCTTGGGTACGTCAAGGTTCAGGCGACCGACATGGCACGGTGGCGACAGTTCGCATTCGACGTTCTCGGCTTCGCCAAGGGTTCGGGCCCCGACGAGGATGCGCTGTATCTACGCATGGACGAACGCGCCGCGCGAATCATCGTGGTGCCCGGGGAAACCGACAAGATCGTCACCGTCGGCTGGGAGGTTCGCGATCACGCGGCGTTGGAACGGGTGAAGGCAGCGCTAGGCGAAGCGGGTATGCCGGTCAAGGAACTTTCGCAGACCGAGGCCGACGCGCGTCGCGTCGAGGAGGTCATTGCGTTCGACGATCCAGCGGGCACGTCGACTGAGGTCTTTCACGGCGCTGTGTTGGATCACAGCCCGGTGGTGACTCCGTTCGGCGCCAAGTTCGTCACCGGCGCGCAGGGGCTGGGCCACGTCGTGCTGCCTGCCCTCGATGTGCCCGGGCTATTCCAGTTCTACACAGAAGTATTGGGTTTCGTGTCCCGCGGTGCGTTCCGGGTCCCGACTCCGCCGGAATTCGGCCCCCTCCGCGTCCGTTTCCTCGGCCTCAACCAACGCCACCACAGCCTGGCGATCTGCCCGGCGATGACTCTGCGCGACCCCGGCCTCATTCATCTGATGGTTGAGGTCGACAGCCTGGACGCGGTCGGGCAGGCGCTGGACCGGGTCAACAAGGACGGCTTTCAGTTGTCCTCCACATTGGGCAGGCACACCAACGACAAGATGGTGTCGTTCTACGTCCGCGCGCCGGGCGACTGGGACATCGAGTTCGGCACCGATGGTATGCGGGTCGACGAAACGTATTACACCGCAGAGGAAATCACCGCCGACAGCTATTGGGGCCACGAATGGGTATCCGACCTGCCAGCGGCCATGCGGCCATGA
- a CDS encoding FAD-dependent oxidoreductase — MTDNDLIPVSVSSVSDWDHEADVVIVGYGIAGAAAAVEAARGGADVLVLERTGSWGGAAAMAGGFIYLGGGTPIQKACGFDDSVDNMAAFLNVAMGPGADQNRIADYCEGSVAHFDWLVGCGVPFKPEFWGEPGWEPPADQGLMFTGGENAFPFNTIAEPAPRGHIPQMSDKRAGEKSGGYMLMKPLVETGVAAGVRSLYDTRVASLAVESDGRVAGLIARQYGKSFAVRARRGVVLAAGSFAYNDAMVAQYAPRIAGRPAASIEQHDGHAIRMAQALGADLAHMDATEVAFLIDPQQTARGILVNGRGQRYVPEDMYSGRIGQLTLYHQDDTAYLIIDGDAQEEANAATSATPFLKRPATWVCETVAELEQEIGLPTGSLQATVSAYNDAAARGEDPLLHKKPEWLRPIGSPVGAIDMRASCGGFTLGGLQTSLDGEVLHVSGNPIPGLYGAGRCTAGVAAWGYASGISLGDGSFYGRRAGRSAAKG; from the coding sequence ATGACAGACAACGACCTCATCCCCGTCTCCGTGTCGTCGGTGAGCGACTGGGACCACGAAGCCGATGTCGTAATAGTCGGTTACGGCATAGCGGGCGCCGCAGCCGCGGTGGAGGCTGCGCGCGGCGGAGCCGATGTTCTGGTGCTCGAACGCACTGGGTCTTGGGGCGGCGCAGCGGCGATGGCTGGCGGGTTCATCTACCTCGGCGGCGGCACACCGATCCAAAAGGCGTGCGGCTTCGATGATTCCGTCGACAACATGGCCGCCTTTCTCAATGTGGCGATGGGTCCCGGGGCCGACCAGAATCGCATCGCAGACTATTGCGAGGGCAGTGTTGCCCATTTCGACTGGCTGGTCGGATGCGGCGTGCCTTTCAAACCAGAGTTCTGGGGCGAGCCAGGCTGGGAGCCACCGGCCGATCAGGGACTGATGTTCACCGGCGGGGAGAACGCGTTCCCGTTCAACACGATCGCCGAACCGGCTCCGCGCGGCCACATCCCGCAGATGTCCGATAAGCGCGCCGGTGAGAAGAGCGGCGGCTACATGCTGATGAAGCCACTCGTAGAGACTGGGGTCGCCGCCGGCGTGCGATCGCTCTATGACACCCGCGTGGCGTCGCTGGCCGTGGAGTCCGACGGCCGCGTGGCCGGGCTGATCGCCCGTCAATACGGCAAGTCCTTCGCAGTCCGCGCACGACGGGGCGTCGTCCTGGCGGCCGGCAGCTTTGCCTACAACGACGCGATGGTCGCGCAGTACGCGCCCCGGATCGCGGGCCGACCGGCAGCATCGATCGAACAGCATGACGGTCACGCGATCCGGATGGCGCAGGCACTGGGGGCTGACCTCGCGCATATGGACGCCACCGAGGTCGCGTTTCTGATCGACCCGCAGCAGACGGCACGCGGCATCCTCGTCAACGGGCGCGGGCAGCGCTATGTGCCCGAGGACATGTACTCCGGGCGCATCGGGCAGCTCACGCTCTACCACCAGGACGACACTGCGTATCTGATCATCGACGGCGATGCGCAGGAGGAGGCGAACGCCGCCACCTCCGCCACACCATTTCTCAAACGCCCTGCGACATGGGTATGTGAGACGGTCGCGGAACTCGAGCAAGAGATCGGCCTACCGACCGGGTCACTGCAGGCCACAGTCAGCGCGTACAACGACGCCGCCGCCCGCGGTGAGGATCCGCTGTTGCACAAGAAGCCAGAGTGGTTGCGCCCCATCGGTTCTCCCGTCGGAGCCATTGACATGCGCGCCAGCTGCGGAGGCTTCACCCTCGGCGGCCTGCAGACCTCGCTCGACGGCGAGGTGCTGCATGTCAGCGGTAACCCAATCCCCGGCCTCTACGGGGCGGGCCGTTGCACCGCCGGCGTAGCCGCGTGGGGGTACGCCAGCGGCATATCTCTTGGTGACGGCAGCTTCTATGGCCGCCGTGCAGGCCGATCCGCCGCCAAGGGCTGA
- a CDS encoding IclR family transcriptional regulator produces the protein MTVTVETTTPSAVIDRVSLVLDAFDGPGRLTLAQIVRRTGLPRSSAHRMLERLVQLRWLRRSGRDYELGMRLVELGSLAVHQDRLHRAAIPLLHDLHRATGLVVHLAVLDGSDVVYLEKIGDRMTAAIPTRVGGRQPAHCAAVGKAMLADREGADIVDLATRKTKYSISTPAQLSAELAKVRAHGVAFDREESVPGFGCVAASIGPLGDAVAAVSVCGPMNRMMFDQRLAAPVRMTAMGIWRNVEDGPQRVAPTLQPVRPLRSALRPVRDSALQYA, from the coding sequence ATGACTGTCACCGTCGAAACCACCACTCCGAGTGCCGTCATCGACCGGGTGTCACTGGTGTTGGACGCCTTCGACGGCCCCGGCCGTCTCACGTTGGCCCAGATCGTGCGCCGCACGGGTCTGCCCCGGTCCTCGGCGCATCGCATGCTCGAGCGGCTGGTGCAGCTGCGCTGGCTGCGCCGAAGCGGCCGCGACTACGAGCTGGGCATGAGGCTCGTTGAACTCGGATCGCTCGCCGTACACCAGGACAGGCTGCACCGTGCGGCGATCCCTCTGTTGCACGATCTTCATCGCGCCACGGGCCTCGTTGTGCATCTCGCCGTGCTCGACGGCTCCGACGTCGTGTACCTCGAAAAGATCGGCGATCGGATGACCGCGGCGATCCCCACCCGCGTCGGCGGACGCCAGCCGGCGCACTGCGCTGCCGTCGGCAAGGCGATGCTGGCGGACAGGGAAGGGGCCGACATCGTCGATCTGGCGACCCGCAAGACGAAGTACTCCATCAGCACACCGGCACAACTCAGCGCCGAGCTGGCCAAGGTTCGCGCCCACGGCGTGGCGTTCGATCGCGAGGAGTCGGTACCCGGATTCGGTTGTGTCGCAGCGTCGATCGGTCCGCTCGGCGACGCCGTAGCTGCGGTGTCGGTCTGCGGGCCGATGAATCGGATGATGTTCGATCAGCGCCTGGCAGCGCCGGTGCGCATGACCGCAATGGGTATCTGGCGCAACGTCGAAGACGGGCCGCAGCGGGTGGCGCCGACACTGCAGCCGGTGCGTCCGTTACGAAGCGCGTTGCGGCCCGTTCGTGATTCTGCACTGCAGTACGCATGA
- a CDS encoding alpha/beta hydrolase: MSLDPQIAEILEALNSGFPPVHTMTGAQARAAIRSRFVAPSIPEEVGEVRDANVHGPAGDIAVRIYRPAAMSGPVPTLVYAHGGGFVFCDLDSHDGLCRSFANLIPAVVVSVEYRLAPEHQWPAAAEDVFAVTQWAARNVDALGGDPNRIVVGGDSAGGNLAATAALMARDHGAPALAAQLLVYPMIAPKFDTESYRVFGEGFYNPRPALQWYWDQYVPSPADREQPYVSPLNADLRGLPPAVVVIAGHDPLRDEGIAFGEALGAAGVSTTRLTYDGGIHGFMTMPMLDLAQLARIEVCRTLSTLLAVAHV, from the coding sequence ATGAGTCTGGACCCGCAGATCGCGGAAATCCTCGAGGCGCTCAACTCCGGATTTCCGCCAGTGCACACGATGACCGGCGCGCAGGCGCGAGCCGCGATTCGGTCACGCTTTGTTGCGCCCTCGATTCCCGAAGAGGTCGGCGAAGTCCGTGACGCGAACGTGCACGGTCCTGCGGGCGACATCGCGGTGCGCATCTACCGCCCCGCGGCGATGTCGGGCCCTGTACCGACGCTGGTGTACGCCCACGGTGGCGGGTTTGTGTTCTGCGACCTCGACAGCCACGACGGTCTGTGTCGAAGCTTCGCGAATCTGATTCCCGCCGTTGTTGTTTCGGTCGAATACCGGCTGGCCCCGGAGCATCAGTGGCCGGCCGCGGCTGAGGATGTCTTTGCGGTAACCCAATGGGCCGCTCGCAACGTGGACGCGCTCGGCGGTGACCCGAACCGCATTGTCGTCGGCGGTGACAGCGCGGGAGGCAACCTGGCAGCCACCGCCGCCCTGATGGCCCGCGACCACGGAGCACCGGCGCTCGCGGCTCAGCTGCTCGTGTATCCGATGATCGCTCCGAAGTTCGACACCGAGTCATACCGCGTGTTCGGCGAGGGCTTCTACAATCCCCGTCCCGCTTTGCAGTGGTACTGGGATCAGTACGTGCCCTCCCCCGCCGACCGCGAACAACCCTACGTCTCACCGCTGAATGCGGACTTGCGGGGGCTGCCACCCGCCGTCGTCGTCATCGCCGGCCATGATCCGTTGCGAGACGAGGGAATTGCATTCGGCGAAGCGCTGGGAGCAGCCGGCGTTTCGACGACGCGCCTCACCTACGACGGGGGCATTCACGGGTTCATGACGATGCCGATGCTCGACCTGGCGCAGCTTGCCCGCATCGAGGTGTGTCGCACGTTGTCCACGCTTCTTGCCGTCGCTCATGTCTGA
- a CDS encoding Dabb family protein, giving the protein MYSVTRLIHTSSVATRDQLLTPLRTFASVADHAVVAPTLPGSRNGGDILMHLRFAEEGQWPSVAGDLEGILSEPPVTHVDGAEYRGIPQSAEQPSQGTVYRTLLLRVAPDTGETTIARFEDDLRLLPRYVSTIIAWQLSRVESAIGQSPWTHVFEQEFLDLDGLMGPYLMHPIHWAYVDRWFDPECPDVIVRDRVCHSFCHIGAAA; this is encoded by the coding sequence ATGTATAGCGTGACGCGGCTGATTCACACGTCGTCGGTCGCCACGCGGGATCAGTTGCTGACACCGCTACGGACCTTCGCCTCCGTTGCCGACCACGCCGTTGTCGCGCCGACGCTGCCGGGATCCCGCAACGGCGGCGATATTCTGATGCACCTACGCTTCGCAGAAGAAGGCCAGTGGCCCTCTGTCGCGGGCGATCTCGAAGGCATTCTGTCGGAACCGCCGGTCACGCACGTCGATGGCGCCGAGTACCGGGGCATTCCGCAGTCGGCCGAACAACCCTCCCAGGGCACCGTGTACCGCACGCTATTGCTGCGAGTGGCACCCGACACCGGCGAGACAACGATCGCTCGATTTGAAGACGATCTACGGCTACTGCCGCGATACGTCAGCACAATCATCGCTTGGCAGCTGAGCCGCGTCGAGTCAGCCATCGGGCAGTCGCCCTGGACCCATGTGTTCGAACAAGAATTCCTCGACCTCGACGGCCTGATGGGCCCCTATTTGATGCACCCGATCCATTGGGCTTACGTTGACCGCTGGTTTGACCCCGAATGTCCCGATGTCATCGTACGTGATCGCGTGTGTCACAGCTTCTGTCATATTGGCGCCGCAGCATGA
- a CDS encoding SDR family NAD(P)-dependent oxidoreductase — protein sequence MTELLSGRTALVTGSSRGIGRAIAQRLAAEGATVAVTARSYEPSPSMRAGAAQAIPGTIGETIKLIEEAGGTAFGVAADLESPGQRERLVDEVLERTGRIDVLVNNAGFADYARIDDMGLETFDRTVEHYVRTPFVLTKAVVPHMRKQGAGWIVNVGSVTGLAPARPYREYNKTAGDVIYASMKAALHRFTQGVAAELVDANIAVNCVGPSTAVRTPGAAQLIPDTFPTEPVEYLAETVLAMCHLPAAERTGLVAFSLHYPWSQNLPVHSLDGASVLPPLEPPATANPNILPAGM from the coding sequence ATGACGGAATTGCTCAGCGGCAGAACTGCTTTAGTTACAGGAAGTAGCAGGGGGATCGGACGCGCGATCGCACAGCGGCTGGCTGCCGAGGGTGCGACGGTCGCGGTGACGGCGCGGTCCTACGAGCCATCGCCGTCGATGCGAGCTGGGGCGGCGCAGGCGATTCCCGGCACGATCGGCGAAACGATCAAGCTGATCGAGGAGGCTGGTGGGACCGCCTTCGGCGTCGCCGCCGACCTCGAGAGTCCCGGTCAGCGCGAGCGGTTGGTCGACGAGGTGCTCGAACGCACCGGCCGCATCGACGTCCTGGTCAACAACGCGGGGTTCGCCGACTATGCGCGTATCGACGACATGGGTCTCGAGACATTCGACCGGACCGTGGAACACTACGTGCGGACCCCGTTCGTGCTCACCAAGGCGGTGGTGCCACATATGCGCAAGCAGGGGGCGGGCTGGATCGTCAACGTCGGGTCTGTGACGGGATTGGCGCCGGCGCGTCCGTACCGCGAGTACAACAAGACCGCAGGCGATGTGATCTACGCGTCGATGAAGGCCGCACTGCACCGGTTCACCCAGGGGGTGGCCGCCGAACTCGTCGACGCGAACATCGCCGTCAACTGTGTGGGGCCATCGACCGCGGTGCGCACACCCGGTGCGGCGCAATTGATCCCGGACACCTTCCCGACTGAGCCTGTCGAGTATTTGGCAGAGACCGTGCTGGCGATGTGCCACTTGCCAGCTGCCGAACGCACCGGGCTCGTGGCGTTCAGCCTGCACTATCCGTGGTCGCAGAACCTGCCGGTGCACAGTCTCGACGGTGCGTCGGTGCTGCCGCCGTTGGAACCGCCGGCGACCGCCAATCCGAACATCCTGCCCGCCGGGATGTAA
- a CDS encoding acyl-CoA dehydrogenase family protein produces the protein MQRVHYDDDHRAFAELAGDFAVKEVAPHIADWENDGIIPREVFAKAGAVGLLGFAADERFGGVGARDYRYNQIMIEAFMDVDCGAVGLSFAVHNDICLPYLADLTTPEQQARWLPGFVRGDLIAAIGMTEPGAGSDVAGIRTSAVDAEDHFVVNGAKTFITNGQNADLVITAVRTSPDRHRGLTLLVLERGVLGFERGRNLDKLGLRCQDTSELVFTDVKVSKDNVLGEAGRGFDYMMKNLPQERMQIAVGSLGRARAALCWTIDYVRERTAFGKPIGALQNTRFALADVATEISVAEAFIDRCVIELNAGRLSAADAAKAKLWATEMEFRCLDSCQQLFGGYGYMREYPIARSAIDARVTRVYGGTSEIMREIIGRDLNLELKP, from the coding sequence ATGCAACGGGTGCACTACGACGATGACCACCGCGCATTCGCGGAGTTGGCCGGCGATTTCGCCGTCAAAGAAGTCGCACCCCACATCGCCGACTGGGAAAACGACGGCATCATTCCGCGTGAAGTGTTCGCAAAGGCGGGTGCGGTCGGGCTCCTCGGCTTCGCGGCAGACGAACGCTTCGGTGGGGTCGGCGCCCGTGACTATCGCTACAACCAGATCATGATCGAAGCGTTCATGGACGTTGACTGCGGCGCGGTCGGCCTGAGTTTTGCGGTCCACAACGACATCTGCCTGCCTTACCTGGCCGATCTGACCACACCCGAACAGCAGGCGCGCTGGCTGCCCGGGTTCGTACGTGGAGATCTGATCGCCGCGATCGGCATGACCGAACCGGGAGCCGGCTCCGATGTCGCAGGTATCCGGACGTCCGCCGTCGACGCCGAGGACCACTTCGTCGTCAACGGCGCCAAGACTTTCATCACCAACGGACAGAACGCCGACCTGGTGATCACGGCGGTACGAACATCACCAGACCGCCACCGCGGGCTCACACTGCTGGTGCTCGAACGTGGCGTGCTCGGGTTCGAGCGCGGCCGCAATCTCGACAAGCTCGGATTGCGCTGCCAGGACACGTCCGAGTTGGTCTTCACTGATGTCAAGGTGTCCAAGGACAATGTCCTTGGTGAGGCGGGCCGCGGATTCGACTACATGATGAAAAACCTTCCGCAGGAACGCATGCAGATCGCGGTAGGCAGCCTCGGACGCGCCCGCGCCGCCCTGTGTTGGACGATCGACTACGTGCGTGAGCGCACGGCGTTCGGCAAACCAATCGGCGCTTTGCAAAACACCCGCTTCGCGCTCGCCGATGTTGCCACCGAAATATCGGTCGCCGAGGCGTTTATCGACCGGTGCGTGATCGAACTCAACGCGGGTCGGCTTTCAGCCGCCGACGCCGCCAAGGCCAAATTGTGGGCGACCGAAATGGAGTTCCGCTGCCTGGATTCATGTCAGCAGCTGTTCGGCGGCTACGGCTACATGCGTGAGTATCCGATCGCACGATCGGCCATCGATGCGCGCGTGACCCGTGTCTACGGCGGCACCTCTGAGATCATGCGCGAGATCATCGGCCGTGACTTAAATCTTGAGCTGAAACCCTAA